In the Helianthus annuus cultivar XRQ/B chromosome 11, HanXRQr2.0-SUNRISE, whole genome shotgun sequence genome, one interval contains:
- the LOC110891485 gene encoding probable CCR4-associated factor 1 homolog 10 encodes MSIEIREVWSDNLEQEFAIIREIVDDYPYIAMDTEFPGVVLQHLTPYKNITDYNYHTLKDNVNMLKLIQLGLTFSDEDGNLPTSGSGKPCIWQFNFREFNVNQDIFANDSIELLKQSGIDFNKIAEKGVDNVRFGELLMSSGVVLNPNICWVTFHGGYDFGYLIKLLTRKELPGSQSVFFGLMEVYFPVVYDVKHMMRFCNSLHGGLNKLAEILEVKRFGVCHQAGSDSLLTLHAFKKLKESYFSGSIEKYGGVLYGLGVDTDEQNK; translated from the coding sequence ATGTCTATTGAGATTAGGGAAGTGTGGAGTGATAATCTTGAACAAGAATTTGCAATAATTAGAGAGATTGTTGATGATTATCCATACATTGCAATGGATACAGAGTTTCCTGGTGTTGTGCTTCAACATTTGACACCCTACAAGAACATCACTGATTATAATTATCATACATTGAAGGATAATGTAAACATGTTGAAGTTGATCCAATTGGGTTTGACATTTTCCGATGAGGATGGGAATCTTCCCACTTCCGGTTCCGGAAAGCCCTGCATTTGGCAGTTTAACTTTCGCGAGTTTAACGttaaccaagacatcttcgcgaaCGATTCAATCGAGTTGTTGAAACAGTCCGGGATTGATTTTAACAAGATTGCGGAAAAGGGTGTGGATAATGTTCGGTTTGGGGAGCTTTTGATGTCGTCGGGAGTTGTTTTGAATCCGAATATTTGTTGGGTGACTTTTCATGGTGGGTATGATTTCGGGTACTTGATTAAGTTATTGACGCGAAAGGAGTTGCCCGGATCGCAGTCTGTGTTTTTCGGTTTGATGGAGGTTTATTTTCCTGtggtttatgatgttaaacataTGATGAGGTTTTGTAATAGTCTTCATGGAGGGTTGAATAAACTCGCGGAGATCTTGGAAGTGAAAAGATTCGGCGTTTGTCATCAAGCGGGTTCGGATAGTTTGCTGACGCTTCACGCGttcaagaaactgaaagagagtTATTTTAGTGGATCCATAGAGAAGTATGGGGGTGTTTTGTATGGGTTAGGGGTGGATACAGATGAGCAAAATAAGTAG
- the LOC110891484 gene encoding cytochrome b561, DM13 and DOMON domain-containing protein At5g54830, which translates to MANAQSFSLISFHFLIPMISIFSLSVSSRHSIPNCPKTNTSVINFTSEFVMCQHQVRGSFSVINDCAFKVKDFDMINGGSDVYWWGAVGDSYKNLTNGYVISDEKLNATSYKNESFIVKLSKNVTWDDVKVVAVWKKSLESDFGHVVLEEKTDSPTSPAPSPAPSDVKFNGSSVVKVVGEPTMFDNCKVLSDKYRLRWTVRLENNVIDIGLEGAIDIRDYMAFGWADPFKENDHMLGADVAVTGFTEKGHPFVDDYHITKYSECMTNKNGKAEGVCPDTMYVESDDRRERDLVNNTMLVYGHRKDGVSFIRYQRPLKSIDKRYDWNINVKKNMTCIWALGFIKPPDSIRPNYLPENHGKTYGHVHINVSERVNDCLGPLDNKNKQDQELVIADEMEPLVVTSGPGLHYPNPPNPSKVLYINKKESPLLRVERGVPVKFSIQAGHNVAFYITSDPLGGNVTSRNRSETIYAGGPKAHGVKSKPKVLEWAPNRNTPGQVYYQSFFTQKMGWKVQVVDGGLTDMYNNSVLLDDQQVSFFWTLSKKSISIAARGEKKSGYLAIGFGSKMVNSFAYVGWVDANGKGHVKTYWIDGMNAQSLHPTKEHLTYVRCKSERGIITMEFTRPLDPNCDGDKKIECKNIVEPTSPFPIIWAMGAKWSSDHLTQSNMHSVTSNKPVRVSLIYGSAEVEEDLRPVLAVHGFMMFLAWGMFLPCGILAARYMKHVDGDVWFKIHVYTQWSGLTITFLGILFAAAELRGLHINLLHVKIGILTVILGCIQPINAYIRPKKGDVGEEPSPQRIFWEYIHAYCGRLAVFVGVFAIFSGMKHLGDRYDDENVRGLMRALVVWILAGVLTVLYLEYRRKRHLRQRIFGLGNWVLGDDVDEETDLLRRDRIHGVNVDKLALPSERSEIQLEPLST; encoded by the coding sequence ATGGCAAATGCACAATCTTTTTCATTAATTTCATTCCATTTCCTCATACCCATGATCAGTATCTTCAGTTTATCCGTATCCAGTCGCCATTCGATACCGAATTGCCCGAAAACCAACACATCTGTGATCAATTTCACAAGTGAATTCGTTATGTGTCAGCATCAGGTTAGAGGATCATTTAGTGTAATAAATGACTGTGCTTTTAAGGTTAAAGATTTTGATATGATCAATGGGGGTTCTGATGTGTATTGGTGGGGTGCTGTTGGTGATTCTTATAAGAATTTAACAAATGGGTATGTCATATCTGATGAGAAACTGAATGCTACTAGTTATAAAAACGAGAGCTTTATCGTTAAGTTATCGAAGAATGTTACATGGGATGATGTTAAGGTTGTTGCTGTTTGGAAAAAGTCATTGGAATCTGATTTTGGGCATGTTGTGTTGGAGGAGAAGACGGATTCTCCAACGTCTCCAGCGCCTTCCCCTGCGCCGTCGGATGTTAAGTTTAACGGTAGTTCGGTTGTTAAGGTTGTCGGGGAGCCTACGATGTTCGATAACTGTAAGGTTTTGTCGGATAAATATAGGTTGAGATGGACAGTGAGGTTGGAGAATAATGTTATTGATATTGGGCTCGAGGGGGCGATTGATATTCGGGATTATATGGCATTTGGGTGGGCCGACCCGTTTAAGGAAAACGATCATATGCTTGGTGCTGACGTGGCGGTGACGGGGTTTACCGAAAAGGGACACCCttttgtggatgattatcatatTACTAAGTATAGTGAGTGTATGACTAACAAGAATGGTAAGGCGGAGGGCGTGTGTCCCGACACTATGTATGTTGAGTCGGATGATCGTCGTGAGCGTGATTTGGTTAACAACACGATGTTGGTTTACGGGCATAGGAAAGATGGTGTTTCGTTTATTCGGTATCAAAGACCGTTGAAATCTATTGATAAAAGGTATGATTGGAACATTAATGTTAAAAAGAACATGACTTGTATATGGGCTTTAGGTTTTATTAAACCGCCTGATTCGATTCGACCTAATTACCTTCCGGAAAACCACGGCAAGACTTACGGTCATGTTCACATTAACGTTTCCGAGCGTGTGAACGATTGTTTGGGCCCGCTTGATAACAAAAATAAGCAAGATCAAGAACTTGTGATTGCCGATGAAATGGAACCGCTTGTTGTTACTTCCGGGCCGGGCTTACATTACCCGAACCCTCCAAACCCGTCAAAGGTTTTATATATTAACAAAAAAGAATCTCCTCTTTTACGGGTCGAAAGAGGGGTCCCGGTTAAGTTTTCGATACAAGCGGGTCATAATGTGGCGTTTTATATCACGTCTGATCCGCTTGGTGGGAATGTGACATCAAGAAACCGGTCTGAGACGATTTATGCAGGTGGGCCTAAGGCCCACGGGGTGAAGTCCAAGCCCAAGGTGTTAGAATGGGCCCCCAACCGAAATACTCCGGGTCAAGTCTACTATCAGTCTTTTTTCACCCAAAAAATGGGCTGGAAAGTTCAGGTAGTCGATGGAGGTCTAACCGATATGTATAACAACAGTGTTCTTTTAGACGATCAACAAGTTTCGTTCTTTTGGACACTTTCGAAAAAGTCGATATCCATTGCAGCCCGAGGTGAAAAGAAAAGTGGGTATCTAGCaatcgggttcgggtcaaaaatGGTGAACAGTTTCGCTTATGTGGGTTGGGTTGACGCTAACGGCAAGGGCCATGTTAAAACGTATTGGATCGATGGAATGAACGCGCAAAGTTTGCATCCAACGAAAGAACACTTGACATACGTAAGATGCAAATCCGAACGAGGGATCATCACGATGGAATTCACCCGTCCGTTGGATCCAAACTGTGACGGAGATAAAAAGATCGAATGTAAAAACATCGTAGAGCCCACGTCGCCTTTTCCGATTATTTGGGCCATGGGGGCTAAATGGTCTTCAGACCATTTGACCCAAAGCAATATGCATTCAGTAACAAGTAATAAACCGGTTAGAGTTTCGCTTATCTACGGCTCAGCCGAGGTTGAGGAGGATTTACGGCCCGTGTTGGCAGTACACGGGTTTATGATGTTCCTCGCGTGGGGTATGTTTCTTCCGTGTGGGATCTTGGCTGCACGTTACATGAAACATGTGGACGGTGATGTTTGGTTCAAGATTCATGTTTACACTCAATGGTCGGGTTTAACGATTACTTTTCTAGGGATTCTTTTCGCTGCTGCCGAGCTTCGGGGTTTACATATAAACTTATTACATGTAAAAATTGGGATCTTGACTGTAATCTTGGGTTGCATACAACCGATTAACGCATACATAAGACCTAAAAAAGGCGACGTTGGTGAAGAACCATCGCCCCAACGAATATTTTGGGAATATATACACGCGTATTGTGGAAGACTTGCGGTTTTTGTTGGCGTTTTTGCTATTTTTAGTGGGATGAAGCATTTAGGGGATAGATACGATGATGAAAACGTTAGGGGGCTAATGCGCGCGTTAGTAGTTTGGATTTTGGCGGGTGTTTTGACCGTTTTATATTTGGAATACAGACGGAAACGACATTTAAGACAGCGAATTTTCGGGTTAGGTAATTGGGTTTTGGGTGATGATGTAGATGAAGAAACTGATCTTTTACGGCGAGACAGAATACATGGAGTAAATGTGGATAAACTCGCGCTTCCTTCAGAAAGATCGGAAATTCAGCTTGAACCTTTGAGCACATAA